The genome window ACGAGTCGGACGTCGACCGGTTCGTCACGGCGTTCACGGCGGTGATGGACGACGCGCACAGCGGCGGCGGGCTGATGTGGGACTTCGGCAGGACGCTGGTGAAACAGGCTGTCGCCAACCGCTGACCATTTTGCCTGAGAGGCAAGTAATTTGCCTCTCAGGCAGGATCCTGGCCCAATGGGTACATGAATCCTCCAGACGGAGGGGCGGCCGACGAGCTGCCCGGAGTCGCACCACGCCTGCGCGACCTGCGCCGGAGCCGTGGTCTCACCCTGGAGACCGCCGCTCAGCGGGCGGGGCTCTCACCCGCCCATCTCTCCCGGCTCGAAACGGGACGCCGCCAGCCTTCGCTGCCGATGCTCCTCGGTCTTGCCAGGATCTACGGTACGACAGTCTCCGAACTGCTCGGCGAGACGCCCCCGGAACGTGACGCGATCATCCGCGGCGGAAAGTTCGAAGGGGCCGAGGCCGACGGCTGGATGTACCGGCAGGCCGGCGGTTCCGGCCGGGCCATGCAGGCGCTCCGCGTCCGGGTCCCGCACGGCGCACAGGGCGATCTCGTGCGCGTCCACCCCGGCGAGGAATGGCTGTACGTGCTCGCCGGGCACCTCCGGGTCTGGCTCGGGGACACCGTGCACGATCTCGCCCCCGGTGACAGCGCGCACTTCGACTCGCTCACCCCGCACCGGATCACGGCCGTCGACCGTGACGGTGCCGAGCTGCTCTTCGTCCACACCCTGCTGCAGAGCCCCGCTGCCGAGCTGTGCCTCGGCAGCGGAATCCACCGTCGCTGAGACCGGTCCGTCCGGTCGCCAGAGAGGACTGTCATGTCCGATTCAGAGAACTTCGACCCGCTCGGGTCCAGGAAGAAGTACGAGGCGCAGGAGCGGAAGTTCCCGCGCGGTGTGGTGATCCGGCTGTTCGCCTACCTCATCGCCGGACACATCTTCGCGGCCTTCCTCTACCTGCTCTTCGCGGTGGCCGGCAAGGGCTGACCACCGCTGTCCGGCGGGCCCGGCTACGCCTCGTCGAGGAGCCGGTCGCGCAGCCGCTCACGGGCCTCGGGAGCGAGCTTCAGGCCCTCGGAGAAGTAGCGCTCAGTGCCGCCCCAGGTCTCGTCGATGGTGGCGAACGCCGCGGTGAGGTACTCGGCATGGGCGCCGAAGAGCGGATTCAGCAGTTCCATCACCTCGGCCGACATGCCGTCCGCCGAGGTGTCGCTGCGGCGCACCTTGTAGCGGCGGTGGGCGTCGTTGGACTTCAGGTAGTCGGCCTCGATGGCATCGCGCTCGACGCCGACGGCGAGCAGTGACACCGCGATCGACAGACCGGCCCGATCCTTGCCCGCCGCGCAGTGCATCAGGGCGGGCACGCCGTCCTCGGCCAGGGCGTGCAGGACCCGGCTGTGCTCGGCGGTGCGGTCCCGGATGATCGAGCGGTACGAGGCGATCATCCGGTTCGCGCCCTTGCCGTCGGCCAGGATCGAGCGCAGCTGGGCGACATCGCCGTCGCGGACCATGTGCCAGAACTCCGAGCCGTCGGCCGGGTCGGAGAGCGGGATGCTCACATTCCGTACGCCCGGCAGCTCCACGTCCAGGCCGTCGAGCCTGCGGTCGGCGTCGTTGCGGAAGTCGAAGATCGTGTGCAGACCGAGGCCGCCGAGGAAGGAGGCGTCCTCGGCGGTGGCATGTGCGAGGTGACCACTGCGGAAGAGCCGTCCGTGCCGCACCCGCCGGCCGTCCACGGTGGGCAGCCCGCCCACATCGCGGAAGTTGCGGACGCCCGCCAGCTCGGGTTCCGTCGACGGTATCTGCGGCAACTGCTCCGTCACAGCGACTCCTGGTGTGTCTGGTGCCGACGCGAGTCGCCGGCAAGGCCACTCCCGCGACGATACGACATTGATTCCTCAGGCAATCATCTCGGCCTTTCCCTGTCGATACCTGGGCGAACTCCTTTGCTCCCGCGGCGAAACCGCCCGGTGAATTCCTTGCCAGGCCGTTGCCCACGCCCCACCGATGGTCGATGATGTGCGGAACTGTTGGAATGTGGGGATGCGATGATCGAGACGGGCAACACCGGCCGGACCTGGCTGCTCACCGGGGCGAGCAGCAGCTACGCACTGCGACTGACCGAGCAGGACGAGCTGGTCCATCTGCACTGGGGGCCGAGGATCTCCCTCGCGGCGGCCGAGGCACTGGCCGCGGCGCCGGAGCTGCCCTTCAGGGCCTTCGAGTCCCACCTCGACGGCCGTGAGGAATATCCGGTGGAGGGCGGCCCCAGGTTCGTCCGCCCGGCACTCTCGGTACGCACCCCGCAGGTGCGCGGCACCGAGTGGGCCTTCGCCACTGCCGCGGTGGACGGGGACGAACTGCGGATCGGCTTCACCGACTCCGTGCACCGGCTCGCCCTCACCCTGCACTACCGGATGCGGGACGACTCCGATGTAGTGGAGCGCTGGACCACCGTCGCCCATGCCGGGCCGGACGGACCGCCGCTGGAACTGCTGCGCGCCGACGCGGCCGCCTGGTCGCTGCCCGCCCGCGACGGCTGGCGGCTGAGTCGGCTGCACGGACGCTGGGCGGCGGAGTCGCGGCTGGAACGGGCGGAGCTGATCCACGGCGAGAGCGTCATCTCCAGCCGGCGCGGCCACACCGGCCACCAGTACCTGCCGTGGGTCGCGCTGGACACCGACGGCGCGGCGACCGAGGACAGCGGTGAGGTGTACGGCTGCGCGCTCGGCTGGTCCGGGTCGTGGCGGATCTCCGTGCAGCGGCTGCCCGACGGGCTCGTACAGATCACCGGCGGCGCCGGCTACGACGACTCCGGGCTGCTGCGGCTCGCACCGGGGGAGTCGTACACCACGCCCGTATTCGCCGGTCTGTGGAGCGGGCAGGGGTTCGGCGGGGCCAGCCGCGCCTGGCATGCCTGGCAGCTGGCCCATGTGATCCCGGACGCGGAGAACCTGCGGCCGGTGCTCTACAACTCCTGGGAGGCGACGGGCTTCGACGTCTCGATGGACCAGCAGCGCGCTCTCGCCGAGCGCGCCGCAGCGATGGGCGTCGAGCTGTTCGTGGTGGACGACGCGTGGTTCGGACAGCGGACCAGTGACCGGGCCGGGCTCGGCGACTGGACGCCGAATCCGGACCGCTTCCCCGGCGGGCTGAAGCCGCTCGCCGACGAAGTGCACGGGCTCGGCATGCAGTTCGGTATCTGGGTCGAACCGGAAATGGTCAACGCCGACAGTGACCTCTATCGCGCGCACCCCGACTGGGTGCAGCACTTCCCCGGCCGGGCGCGGACGGAGTACCGCAACCAGCTGGTGCTCAATCTGGCCCGCCCCGATGTGCAGGCATATCTCTGGGAGCAGCTGGACACGCTGCTCTCCGGCACGCCCGTCGACTATGTGAAATGGGATTTCAACCGCTGCTTCACCGATGCGGGCTGGCCGGGCGAGGAGTACCCGCAGAAGCTCTGGATCGAGCACGTGAACGGCCTGTACGCGCTGATCGACCGGCTCAGGGCCGCGCATCCCACGGTCGCGTTCGAGTCCTGCTCGGGCGGCGGCGGCCGGGTCGACCTGGGGATTCTGTCCCGCACGGACCAGGTGTGGACCTCCGACAACACCGACCCGCTCGACCGTCTCGCCATCCAGGAGGGCTTCGGGCACATCCACCCGGCCCGGGTGATGGCCGCCTGGGTCACCGACAGCCCGAACCACCAGCTCAACGGCAGGGTCAGCTCGCTGCGCTTCCGCTTCGTGAGTGCCATGGCCGGTGTGCTCGGGGTCGGCGGGGACCTCACCGAATGGAGCGAGGAGGAGTTGGCCGAGGCGCGGACCTGGGTGGAGCTCTACAAGGAGATCCGGCCGGTCGTGCAGCACGGCGCGCTGTACCGGCTGCGCGAGCCGCGGGGCGGACTCGGTGCGGTCCAGTACGTCCATGGGGCGGAGACCGTGGTCCTGATGTGGCTGGAGGCGCAGCGATACGGGGAGCGGCCCCCCGCCCTGCGGCTGCGCGGGCTCGATCCCGAAGCGACGTACACCTGCCTGGACACGGGGGCCGTGCACCACGGTTCGGCACTCCTGCACCAGGGGCTGCACAGCGGACTTCGGGGCGATCTCGACGCGCGGGTGCTGAGGCTCCGGCGGGGGTGACAGACAGGACATGTCCGTAATGCGGGCTTTGTGTGAATATGACCCGCTTATACGGGAGATGATCGCCGCCTCGTGAGCGGGATCATATCCGTGACGGTGTGTGGTGACGGGCGAGTTGGGCATTCCGTGCGCGGCGCGGAAAGCCAAGATCCTTAATCCACGGAGTGTGACCGGAATTCCGCGCCGATTTCCCGGCGCGGAATCCTGCATGGAACCTGTGGCTTGTTCTCGTCGTCCCGACTCGCTTACGGTCACCGTCAATCCGGACGGACCGCCTAATCCTGCCGCCGCCCGGAATTCACATCCACTCATCGCGTGGC of Streptomyces sp. NBC_01363 contains these proteins:
- a CDS encoding helix-turn-helix domain-containing protein → MNPPDGGAADELPGVAPRLRDLRRSRGLTLETAAQRAGLSPAHLSRLETGRRQPSLPMLLGLARIYGTTVSELLGETPPERDAIIRGGKFEGAEADGWMYRQAGGSGRAMQALRVRVPHGAQGDLVRVHPGEEWLYVLAGHLRVWLGDTVHDLAPGDSAHFDSLTPHRITAVDRDGAELLFVHTLLQSPAAELCLGSGIHRR
- a CDS encoding DUF6126 family protein, with protein sequence MSDSENFDPLGSRKKYEAQERKFPRGVVIRLFAYLIAGHIFAAFLYLLFAVAGKG
- a CDS encoding tyrosine-protein phosphatase, translating into MTEQLPQIPSTEPELAGVRNFRDVGGLPTVDGRRVRHGRLFRSGHLAHATAEDASFLGGLGLHTIFDFRNDADRRLDGLDVELPGVRNVSIPLSDPADGSEFWHMVRDGDVAQLRSILADGKGANRMIASYRSIIRDRTAEHSRVLHALAEDGVPALMHCAAGKDRAGLSIAVSLLAVGVERDAIEADYLKSNDAHRRYKVRRSDTSADGMSAEVMELLNPLFGAHAEYLTAAFATIDETWGGTERYFSEGLKLAPEARERLRDRLLDEA
- a CDS encoding alpha-galactosidase translates to MIETGNTGRTWLLTGASSSYALRLTEQDELVHLHWGPRISLAAAEALAAAPELPFRAFESHLDGREEYPVEGGPRFVRPALSVRTPQVRGTEWAFATAAVDGDELRIGFTDSVHRLALTLHYRMRDDSDVVERWTTVAHAGPDGPPLELLRADAAAWSLPARDGWRLSRLHGRWAAESRLERAELIHGESVISSRRGHTGHQYLPWVALDTDGAATEDSGEVYGCALGWSGSWRISVQRLPDGLVQITGGAGYDDSGLLRLAPGESYTTPVFAGLWSGQGFGGASRAWHAWQLAHVIPDAENLRPVLYNSWEATGFDVSMDQQRALAERAAAMGVELFVVDDAWFGQRTSDRAGLGDWTPNPDRFPGGLKPLADEVHGLGMQFGIWVEPEMVNADSDLYRAHPDWVQHFPGRARTEYRNQLVLNLARPDVQAYLWEQLDTLLSGTPVDYVKWDFNRCFTDAGWPGEEYPQKLWIEHVNGLYALIDRLRAAHPTVAFESCSGGGGRVDLGILSRTDQVWTSDNTDPLDRLAIQEGFGHIHPARVMAAWVTDSPNHQLNGRVSSLRFRFVSAMAGVLGVGGDLTEWSEEELAEARTWVELYKEIRPVVQHGALYRLREPRGGLGAVQYVHGAETVVLMWLEAQRYGERPPALRLRGLDPEATYTCLDTGAVHHGSALLHQGLHSGLRGDLDARVLRLRRG